The Elaeis guineensis isolate ETL-2024a chromosome 13, EG11, whole genome shotgun sequence genome includes a region encoding these proteins:
- the LOC105034929 gene encoding FKBP12-interacting protein of 37 kDa isoform X2, whose protein sequence is MASHSHLDDEDDFGGDFSGSHNSNRHIGDKRTFGDLDEEEDDVFGPKKGKSRVEESGPGAATGMILSLRESLQNYKDNLATCQAELEAARLEIQKWYSAFQTGPVTPPGTSPEPGLVVTYLQNLKSSEESLKEQLEKAKKREAAFIVTFAKREQEIADLKSAVRDLKTQLRPPSMQTRRLLLDPAIHEEFTRLKNLVEEKEKKIKELQDNVAAVNFTTSSKLGQMLVAKCRTLQEENEEIGAMASEGKIHELGMKIAVLKSQNTELRSQFDAVYKHMEGLTNDVDRSNEMVYILQEKLEGRDYELKKLKEMRSRKETTQERDEFADEKKAVYGADSAEAEA, encoded by the exons GAGGATGATTTCGGAGGAGATTTTTCTGGAAGCCATAACAGCAATAGACACATAG GTGATAAAAGAACTTTCGGAGATCTCGATGAGGAGGAGGACGATGTATTTGGTCCTAAGAAG GGAAAATCAAGGGTCGAAGAAAGTGGACCTGGTGCAGCCACAGGGATGATTCTGTCTCTACGTGAAAG TCTGCAGAACTATAAGGATAACCTTGCAACATGCCAG GCAGAGTTAGAAGCTGCAAGATTAGAGATTCAGAAGTGGTATTCTGCATTTCAGACTGGGCCAGTGACACCACCAGGCACATCTCCAG AACCTGGATTGGTGGTAACTTATCTCCAGAATTTGAAGTCTTCTGAGGAGTCTTTAAAAGAACAG TTagagaaagcaaagaaaagggaGGCTGCATTTATAGTAACATTTGCAAAACGAGAGCAGGAAATTGCAGACTTGAAG TCTGCAGTTCGGGATTTGAAGACGCAATTGAGACCACCATCGATGCAG ACTAGGAGGTTGTTACTTGATCCAGCAATACATGAGGAGTTTACACGTTTAAAG AATTTGGttgaagagaaagagaaaaaaattaaggagTTGCAAGACAATGTTGCTGCTGTCAATTTTACTACATCCAGCAAGCTAGGACAGATGTTGGTGGCCAAGTGTAGAACCTTGCAGGAGGAAAATGAGGAGATTGGCGCAATGGCTTCTGAAGGAAAA ATCCATGAGTTGGGAATGAAAATTGCTGTGCTAAAATCTCAAAATACTGAGCTCAGAAGCCAGTTTGATG CAGTGTATAAACATATGGAAGGGCTAACAAATGATGTGGACAGATCAAATGAAATG GTATATATTTTGCAGGAGAAGCTAGAAGGGAGGGACTATGAGCTGAAAAAGTTGAAGGAAATGCGATCGCGGAAAGAAACAACACAGGAAAGAGATGAATTTGCTGATGAAAAGAAAGCAGTCTATGGTGCAGATTCTGCAGAAGCTGAGGCTTGA
- the LOC105034929 gene encoding FKBP12-interacting protein of 37 kDa isoform X1: MASHSHLDDEDDFGGDFSGSHNSNRHIGDKRTFGDLDEEEDDVFGPKKGKSRVEESGPGAATGMILSLRESLQNYKDNLATCQAELEAARLEIQKWYSAFQTGPVTPPGTSPEPGLVVTYLQNLKSSEESLKEQVCHMFLLKLPSCSSTYYVFMLPISFQLEKAKKREAAFIVTFAKREQEIADLKSAVRDLKTQLRPPSMQTRRLLLDPAIHEEFTRLKNLVEEKEKKIKELQDNVAAVNFTTSSKLGQMLVAKCRTLQEENEEIGAMASEGKIHELGMKIAVLKSQNTELRSQFDAVYKHMEGLTNDVDRSNEMVYILQEKLEGRDYELKKLKEMRSRKETTQERDEFADEKKAVYGADSAEAEA; encoded by the exons GAGGATGATTTCGGAGGAGATTTTTCTGGAAGCCATAACAGCAATAGACACATAG GTGATAAAAGAACTTTCGGAGATCTCGATGAGGAGGAGGACGATGTATTTGGTCCTAAGAAG GGAAAATCAAGGGTCGAAGAAAGTGGACCTGGTGCAGCCACAGGGATGATTCTGTCTCTACGTGAAAG TCTGCAGAACTATAAGGATAACCTTGCAACATGCCAG GCAGAGTTAGAAGCTGCAAGATTAGAGATTCAGAAGTGGTATTCTGCATTTCAGACTGGGCCAGTGACACCACCAGGCACATCTCCAG AACCTGGATTGGTGGTAACTTATCTCCAGAATTTGAAGTCTTCTGAGGAGTCTTTAAAAGAACAGGTTTGTCATATGTTTCTCCTAAAATTGCCTAGTTGCAGCTCAACATATTATGTTTTCATGTTGCCTATTTCTTTTCAGTTagagaaagcaaagaaaagggaGGCTGCATTTATAGTAACATTTGCAAAACGAGAGCAGGAAATTGCAGACTTGAAG TCTGCAGTTCGGGATTTGAAGACGCAATTGAGACCACCATCGATGCAG ACTAGGAGGTTGTTACTTGATCCAGCAATACATGAGGAGTTTACACGTTTAAAG AATTTGGttgaagagaaagagaaaaaaattaaggagTTGCAAGACAATGTTGCTGCTGTCAATTTTACTACATCCAGCAAGCTAGGACAGATGTTGGTGGCCAAGTGTAGAACCTTGCAGGAGGAAAATGAGGAGATTGGCGCAATGGCTTCTGAAGGAAAA ATCCATGAGTTGGGAATGAAAATTGCTGTGCTAAAATCTCAAAATACTGAGCTCAGAAGCCAGTTTGATG CAGTGTATAAACATATGGAAGGGCTAACAAATGATGTGGACAGATCAAATGAAATG GTATATATTTTGCAGGAGAAGCTAGAAGGGAGGGACTATGAGCTGAAAAAGTTGAAGGAAATGCGATCGCGGAAAGAAACAACACAGGAAAGAGATGAATTTGCTGATGAAAAGAAAGCAGTCTATGGTGCAGATTCTGCAGAAGCTGAGGCTTGA
- the LOC105034929 gene encoding FKBP12-interacting protein of 37 kDa isoform X4, translating into MILSLRESLQNYKDNLATCQAELEAARLEIQKWYSAFQTGPVTPPGTSPEPGLVVTYLQNLKSSEESLKEQLEKAKKREAAFIVTFAKREQEIADLKSAVRDLKTQLRPPSMQTRRLLLDPAIHEEFTRLKNLVEEKEKKIKELQDNVAAVNFTTSSKLGQMLVAKCRTLQEENEEIGAMASEGKIHELGMKIAVLKSQNTELRSQFDAVYKHMEGLTNDVDRSNEMVYILQEKLEGRDYELKKLKEMRSRKETTQERDEFADEKKAVYGADSAEAEA; encoded by the exons ATGATTCTGTCTCTACGTGAAAG TCTGCAGAACTATAAGGATAACCTTGCAACATGCCAG GCAGAGTTAGAAGCTGCAAGATTAGAGATTCAGAAGTGGTATTCTGCATTTCAGACTGGGCCAGTGACACCACCAGGCACATCTCCAG AACCTGGATTGGTGGTAACTTATCTCCAGAATTTGAAGTCTTCTGAGGAGTCTTTAAAAGAACAG TTagagaaagcaaagaaaagggaGGCTGCATTTATAGTAACATTTGCAAAACGAGAGCAGGAAATTGCAGACTTGAAG TCTGCAGTTCGGGATTTGAAGACGCAATTGAGACCACCATCGATGCAG ACTAGGAGGTTGTTACTTGATCCAGCAATACATGAGGAGTTTACACGTTTAAAG AATTTGGttgaagagaaagagaaaaaaattaaggagTTGCAAGACAATGTTGCTGCTGTCAATTTTACTACATCCAGCAAGCTAGGACAGATGTTGGTGGCCAAGTGTAGAACCTTGCAGGAGGAAAATGAGGAGATTGGCGCAATGGCTTCTGAAGGAAAA ATCCATGAGTTGGGAATGAAAATTGCTGTGCTAAAATCTCAAAATACTGAGCTCAGAAGCCAGTTTGATG CAGTGTATAAACATATGGAAGGGCTAACAAATGATGTGGACAGATCAAATGAAATG GTATATATTTTGCAGGAGAAGCTAGAAGGGAGGGACTATGAGCTGAAAAAGTTGAAGGAAATGCGATCGCGGAAAGAAACAACACAGGAAAGAGATGAATTTGCTGATGAAAAGAAAGCAGTCTATGGTGCAGATTCTGCAGAAGCTGAGGCTTGA
- the LOC105034929 gene encoding FKBP12-interacting protein of 37 kDa isoform X3 has translation MASHSHLDDEDDFGGDFSGSHNSNRHIGDKRTFGDLDEEEDDVFGPKKGKSRVEESGPGAATGMILSLRESLQNYKDNLATCQAELEAARLEIQKWYSAFQTGPVTPPGTSPEPGLVVTYLQNLKSSEESLKEQLEKAKKREAAFIVTFAKREQEIADLKSAVRDLKTQLRPPSMQTRRLLLDPAIHEEFTRLKNLVEEKEKKIKELQDNVAAVNFTTSSKLGQMLVAKCRTLQEENEEIGAMASEGKIHELGMKIAVLKSQNTELRSQFDVYKHMEGLTNDVDRSNEMVYILQEKLEGRDYELKKLKEMRSRKETTQERDEFADEKKAVYGADSAEAEA, from the exons GAGGATGATTTCGGAGGAGATTTTTCTGGAAGCCATAACAGCAATAGACACATAG GTGATAAAAGAACTTTCGGAGATCTCGATGAGGAGGAGGACGATGTATTTGGTCCTAAGAAG GGAAAATCAAGGGTCGAAGAAAGTGGACCTGGTGCAGCCACAGGGATGATTCTGTCTCTACGTGAAAG TCTGCAGAACTATAAGGATAACCTTGCAACATGCCAG GCAGAGTTAGAAGCTGCAAGATTAGAGATTCAGAAGTGGTATTCTGCATTTCAGACTGGGCCAGTGACACCACCAGGCACATCTCCAG AACCTGGATTGGTGGTAACTTATCTCCAGAATTTGAAGTCTTCTGAGGAGTCTTTAAAAGAACAG TTagagaaagcaaagaaaagggaGGCTGCATTTATAGTAACATTTGCAAAACGAGAGCAGGAAATTGCAGACTTGAAG TCTGCAGTTCGGGATTTGAAGACGCAATTGAGACCACCATCGATGCAG ACTAGGAGGTTGTTACTTGATCCAGCAATACATGAGGAGTTTACACGTTTAAAG AATTTGGttgaagagaaagagaaaaaaattaaggagTTGCAAGACAATGTTGCTGCTGTCAATTTTACTACATCCAGCAAGCTAGGACAGATGTTGGTGGCCAAGTGTAGAACCTTGCAGGAGGAAAATGAGGAGATTGGCGCAATGGCTTCTGAAGGAAAA ATCCATGAGTTGGGAATGAAAATTGCTGTGCTAAAATCTCAAAATACTGAGCTCAGAAGCCAGTTTGATG TGTATAAACATATGGAAGGGCTAACAAATGATGTGGACAGATCAAATGAAATG GTATATATTTTGCAGGAGAAGCTAGAAGGGAGGGACTATGAGCTGAAAAAGTTGAAGGAAATGCGATCGCGGAAAGAAACAACACAGGAAAGAGATGAATTTGCTGATGAAAAGAAAGCAGTCTATGGTGCAGATTCTGCAGAAGCTGAGGCTTGA